Proteins encoded by one window of Bubalus bubalis isolate 160015118507 breed Murrah chromosome 4, NDDB_SH_1, whole genome shotgun sequence:
- the LOC123465723 gene encoding translation initiation factor IF-2-like, whose protein sequence is MKAGKAKPHHPEILTWGRRKRDVASDAPEASATESPGWWKASAAARGRGKAAKDFGLKPIHLTAPGEGSKSAVAQKELRIKGKRGKRVLQTVPLPNFLRDRAAARDLTYPRRLAGALASGRLRLSRSQRPTGGRRSPARENGAGWKPGGGGGGVAAPQLPSPPRAPPAGPGPRPPWLSPPLELVPEPATCPLWAAVASCAAASVGEWSALEFEQGPEPSQRHLRSRPPPPSSNSRSLRHSASHRPRATARPRSQSRGCLLKPPRRRRAPHGPAPAIGPAVGPDGSCSPGPRGLGAESPTRERAAGGAVVAGLAGLGSRASEFQLLAPPGDAGAAEEDWGLSAGGCVNRFPSRDSPVSGDGGLCSCAGPAGVAAWEPGDRELAARSGS, encoded by the exons ATGAAAGCCGGAAAGGCCAAACCTCACCACCCAGAAATCCTCACCTGGGGGCGGCG gAAAAGGGATGTTGCTTCCGACGCCCCGGAAGCCTCTGCCACCGAATCCCCAGGGTGGTGGAAGGCCTCAGCGGCGGCCAGAGGCAGAGGAAAGGCAGCAAAAGATTTCGGCCTGAAACCAATACACTTGACCGCGCCTGGGGAGGGAAGTAAATCAGCCGTCGCTCAGAAAGAACtcagaataaagggaaaaagaggaaaaagagttcTTCAGACCGTTCCGCTGCCCAACTTCCTCAGAGACCGG GCAGCCGCCCGAGACCTCACTTACCCTCGGCGCCTGGCGGGTGCTTTAGCCTCGGGCCGCCTCCGCCTCTCCCGCTCCCAACGGCCCACGGGCGGGCGCCGGAGCCCCGCGCGGGAGAACGGGGCCGGCTG GAAACCCGGTGGAGGGGGGGGAGGAGTGGCGGCACCGCAACTTCCCTCCCCGCCTCGAGCGCCGCCGGCCGGGCCCGGGCCTAGGCCTCCCTGGCTGTCGCCGCCGCTGGAGCTGGTACCGGAGCCCGCTACGTGCCCCCTATGGGCCGCCGTCGCCTCCTGCGCCGCCGCTTCCGTCGGTGAATGGTCAGCGCTAGAGTTTGAACAGGGCCCTGAACCATCTCAACGCCATTTGCGCTCCCGgcccccacctccttcctccaACAGCCGCTCGCTCCGTCACTCCGCTTCCCACAGGCCCCGCGCGACCGCCCGACCCCGCAGCCAATCGCGCGGCTGCTTACTCAAACCGCCGCGCAGGCGCCGCGCCCCGCATGGTCCGGCGCCCGCCATTGGTCCGGCCGTGGGGCCCGACGGGAGTTGTAGTCCCGGTCCGAGAGGTCTAGGTGCTGAGAGCCCGACGCGGGAGCGGGCAGCGGGCGGAGCGGTTGTGGCTGGCCTGGCCGGCCTCGGCTCGCGAGCGAGCGAGTTCCAGCTCCTGGCCCCGCCGGGAGACGCAGGTGCAGCGGAGGAGGACTGGGGGCTCAGTGCAGGCGGCTGTGTCAATCGTTTCCCCTCCAGGGACTCGCCGGTGTCTGGGGACGGTGGGTTGTGCAGCTGCGCCGGGCCTGCTGGAGTCGCCGCCTGGGAGCCGGGAGACCGGGAGCTCGCGGCTCGGAGCGGCTCTTGA